One region of Termitidicoccus mucosus genomic DNA includes:
- a CDS encoding DHA2 family efflux MFS transporter permease subunit — protein sequence MKFVKRTTLNTPTLDSLQGATPKSKLPATRLAPGTPLVLGVLVVSAFVVTLSETIMNVALASLIVDLGITAATAQWLTTAYLLTIAIVIPITGFLLQRFTVRQLFITAMSLFTIGTLIAALSPGFAMLLTGRIVQASGAGVMMPLLMTAVLHTVPARRRGTIMGTISIVTAAAPALGPPVSGAVLSVLDWPFLFWTVLPIAAATLLIGIFRLRNVTQTRHIPIDVLSVILSALAFGGIVFGLASIGESAHGQAPIDPWVPLVTGTAFLLVFVLRQRRLARHDLALMDLRTFRTPQFTAAIIVTALVAMTLFGTLTVLPLYLQNELGVSPLATGLLLLPGGLILAVLSPVVGRLYDRLGPGPLVVPGAVLLALSQVVFALTLSQGGSPLLAMAMFTVMHIALAFLFTPLMTSALSPLPAALYSHGSATFSTVQQLAGAAGTATLVTLMTIGSTRAGPESGIASGIQDAYIGASVIALIAVVGAAALTLIARRHRSAPSKETE from the coding sequence ATGAAATTTGTGAAAAGAACGACACTGAACACACCGACTCTCGATTCTCTTCAGGGGGCTACCCCAAAAAGCAAATTACCGGCAACCCGCCTCGCACCTGGCACGCCGCTCGTGCTGGGTGTCCTGGTGGTCTCAGCGTTCGTGGTCACGCTCAGCGAGACCATCATGAACGTGGCTCTGGCGAGCCTCATCGTCGACCTCGGCATCACCGCTGCGACAGCCCAGTGGCTCACGACCGCCTACCTGCTCACGATAGCGATCGTGATCCCGATCACGGGCTTTCTGCTGCAGCGCTTCACCGTTCGCCAGCTGTTCATCACCGCCATGTCGCTGTTCACCATCGGCACCCTGATCGCGGCCCTCTCCCCGGGCTTCGCCATGCTCCTGACCGGACGTATCGTGCAGGCGTCCGGAGCGGGCGTCATGATGCCCCTGCTCATGACGGCAGTGCTGCACACGGTGCCCGCACGACGACGCGGCACGATCATGGGCACGATCTCGATCGTGACTGCGGCCGCGCCCGCGCTCGGCCCCCCAGTGTCGGGTGCGGTGCTCAGCGTACTGGACTGGCCCTTCCTGTTCTGGACGGTACTACCGATCGCGGCAGCGACGCTCCTTATAGGCATCTTCCGACTGCGCAACGTGACCCAGACCCGCCACATCCCCATCGACGTGCTCTCAGTCATCCTCTCTGCTCTCGCATTCGGCGGCATCGTGTTCGGACTCGCGAGCATCGGTGAGTCCGCACACGGGCAGGCGCCCATCGACCCATGGGTCCCGCTTGTCACCGGCACCGCCTTCCTGCTGGTGTTCGTCCTGCGGCAACGACGCCTCGCCCGCCACGACCTCGCACTGATGGATCTGCGCACGTTCCGCACACCTCAGTTCACGGCCGCGATCATCGTCACAGCCCTGGTGGCGATGACCCTGTTCGGCACGCTCACCGTGCTCCCGCTCTACCTGCAGAATGAACTGGGCGTCAGCCCACTCGCCACGGGCTTGCTGCTGCTGCCAGGCGGCCTCATTCTGGCGGTGCTCTCACCCGTCGTCGGACGTCTGTACGACCGGCTCGGTCCCGGCCCGCTCGTCGTGCCTGGGGCAGTCCTCCTCGCACTGTCGCAAGTGGTCTTCGCGCTGACGCTCTCGCAGGGCGGTTCCCCGCTGCTGGCGATGGCCATGTTCACCGTGATGCACATCGCCCTGGCCTTCCTCTTCACGCCGCTGATGACCTCGGCACTCAGCCCGCTCCCCGCTGCGCTCTACTCCCACGGCAGCGCGACTTTCTCGACCGTGCAGCAGCTCGCCGGCGCCGCCGGCACGGCGACACTCGTCACGCTCATGACGATCGGCTCCACCAGAGCTGGTCCAGAAAGCGGCATCGCCTCCGGCATCCAAGACGCCTACATCGGGGCATCGGTCATCGCCCTCATCGCCGTCGTCGGCGCAGCGGCACTCACCCTGATCGCCCGACGACACCGCTCCGCCCCCTCGAAAGAGACCGAGTGA